One part of the Lytechinus pictus isolate F3 Inbred chromosome 3, Lp3.0, whole genome shotgun sequence genome encodes these proteins:
- the LOC129255443 gene encoding uncharacterized protein LOC129255443, with protein sequence MAKSTPTKAPHKSDKARKKKKMALPRRILRILESGKRVHFQNVSLSKKRQMCINHYVPVCDIAVANAIDNRQKKTVTPYSKPAHGKGNKSDTSVTEKLPSTEHTCNLRPGNVSVLETSKRNDNPSISWANNERTGVSNEKDNPRKEVVALDCEMVGLGPKGRFSALARCSIVDHSGNILYDTYVKPAEPITDYRTKWSGIRPCNMVNAVTFKEAQEHVKNVLKDKIVVGHAVWNDFQVLRFSHPANNVRDTSRCKSLAEICGSKCTPGHRSLKSLAKYLLGIDIQKGEHSSVEDARAAMDLYKLVEEKWEEEIQSIFPDQDFRTCFLDDHFWPEDLI encoded by the coding sequence ATGGCCAAATCAACTCCTACAAAAGCACCACACAAATCTGATAAAGCAcgtaagaagaagaaaatggcaTTGCCCCGAAGAATATTGCGAATTCTAGAAAGTGGCAAGAGAGTTCATTTCCAGAATGTCAGCCTGAGTAAGAAAAGGCAGATGTGCATAAATCACTATGTACCAGTTTGTGATATAGCAGTCGCAAATGCTATAGATAATCGACAAAAGAAAACTGTAACACCATACTCCAAACCAGCCCATGGGAAAGGAAACAAATCAGACACAAGTGTTACTGAGAAACTACCTTCTACAgagcatacatgtaatttaagaCCTGGTAATGTATCAGTATTGGAAACAAGCAAGAGAAATGACAATCCTAGTATTTCTTGGGCAAACAATGAAAGGACTGGTGTctcaaatgaaaaagataatCCTCGTAAGGAAGTTGTTGCTTTAGACTGTGAAATGGTAGGATTGGGACCAAAAGGACGATTCAGTGCACTAGCCAGATGCAGTATTGTAGATCACAGTGGCAATATTCTCTATGATACGTATGTAAAACCAGCTGAGCCTATCACAGACTACCGGACGAAGTGGAGTGGAATCCGACCGTGTAATATGGTAAATGCAGTAACTTTTAAAGAAGCTCAGGAGCATGTTAAGAATGTTCTCAAAGATAAGATTGTTGTTGGTCATgcagtctggaacgatttccaggTACTCAGATTTTCCCATCCTGCGAACAATGTAAGAGACACCAGTAGGTGCAAGTCGTTAGCAGAAATATGTGGCAGTAAATGCACACCAGGTCATCGTAGCCTCAAATCACTCGCTAAATATCTCCTTggtattgatatacaaaaaggTGAACATTCATCTGTAGAAGATGCAAGAGCAGCTATGGATTTGTACAAGCTGGTAGAGGAGAAGTGGGAGGAAGAAATTCAGTCAATTTTCCCTGATCAAGATTTTAGGACATGTTTTCTTGATGATCATTTCTGGCCCGAAGACCTCATATAA